gtttgttattgttaggagaaggttcttatgaaagaaaaaatctaaaaatgcgcggaaaattagaaaatttaagaaaactttacgaaaatattaatttcatatataacctcagaacaagaacaagcatatataactgtcaattgtttgaaataactgtcagcgattgacagaatgcgcgcagCAAATTCTTAGTTAAGAccagcctagcgcaacaaggaacaaaaaatcttttgtatggaattgacatggcatttaatggcggatactgctatctctctctctcagtacagtttctctttctattcctcaccgccattattattgtttgtttacttcctgacgttttggaatacatttgtgttttattgatttatgattgtattatttgttattcaaacaagtaaaaatataccaaaagtgtttttgttggtgtaagtgaatacgttttaaagacatgccaccaaaaacgtttcattacgtgtgaaatttgtggagatcgagccagtcgaataaatcacaaaagcagaatgtttatggcgaaatttccattggatgaggtcagataagcattaattagatgtttttagtcatcgcgtaaataaagtagcttagaaataataaaaattctcattttctaattaccattatgttactagtgatgttgtcattattatcgatatcgatacctgtttaaattttttaatcaatttgccctccaTGGTTTCACCTATTTAAgtccagattctgtgggaacatagtgtaaataaaaagtagtaattctaactatctacataccaagtttaatcgcaatcattttagatttttgcgggtacgaataataaacatacaattgcatgcacacgctttgtaatattagtaagatagtaTAGTAAGTCCtgatgactgatcatcaggacaaaaaatactaaattcgtgtatgtgtgtatgtgtgtacttaaaaatgcgttgagcaatcaatgtgcctgctgcaatttatttacaattcagGCCGAAAGTGAGTTTTATATGATTATGTTCTTAAATATtgtgtggttctcactttaataacaaagattttaataaaagaacaatcgccttagaaagtcagccataccatcgaaaaatttgaaagctgatccacttcctgatgaaatgttgtttgaatttccgtgccatgtttttataaacaattattgcacaaatgataatatctttcaagagaagtgcgacaaagaagtgtcaccatcctttgactttataattaaatattctcattgtaacttgacctatcataagtgcaactatattcgcctacatggtgaatgaaggattttattttaaaatacaattattattcaacatgtgaaagcttttcattttgagtcctcattttagtccagccttgtaattatagtgctaaaatgttcactgtatattgcgagttggattgataatgtggactcgaaaatacattatatgaattttatcaaagtagctttagcgtcgattcccacccagtagaatttatcgatatcgataaaaagtgctcaccactatgtattttgttcagttggtagtattgttatttgacgttcctgacgtattcttccgtgatattggtattgatacgccatgtaaattcgattttattactttgtactaagtcctgtctcttaaaacgtagtgattatattctctttggttaagacgggacaacgtctgtcgggtcaactagcataataataataataacaaccatCAGTCATGTATACGATCCCAATACCTACTTGTgacttagtctaccacgctggcctagggcggATTAGCAAACTTAATAAACCGTGGTTGGTACAAATAAATGCAGTACTATATTTCGGGTAAtctatatttctatactattatgtaaagctgaaaagtttgtttgtttgtttgaacgcgctaatctcaggaactaccggtccaaactgaaaaaatctttttgcgttggatagccctttgttcgtggagtactataggctatatatcatcacgctatacccaataggagcggagcagtaatggctaatctcaggaactaccggtccaaactgaaaaaatatttttgtgttgaatagtcctttgtttgtggagtgctcaaatgtatatatcatcacgctaaaaccaataggagcggagcagtaatggctaatctcaggaactaccagtttgaactgaaaaattcgttttgcgttggatagcccttttttcgtggagtactataggctatatatcatcacgctatacccaataggagcggagcagtaatggctaatctcaggaactaccggtccaaactgaaaaaatctttttgcgttggatagccctttgttcgtggagtactataggctgtatattatcacgctatacccaataggagcggagcagtaatggctaatctcaggaactaccggtttaaactaaaaaatctttttgtgttggatagccctttgttcctggagtgctataggctatatatcatcacgctatgaccaataggagcggagcagtattgaaacatgttgcaaaaacggggaaaaaatattagttttgagagcttccgttgcgtgcgctgcgtaaacggttaaagttatgcaacaatgatgtatgacgggattgttcctcttaaaagttctaaaaatatattataaaacaaagtccccgctgcatctgtctgcctgaacgtgttaaactcaaaaactacccaacgtattaagatgaaatttggtatggagacagtttgagaccctgggaagaacatctCTTTACTCTCTCTTTTACtccttttataacggaaatatactacttttataacggaaaactttaggctgaaaaactttataacgcgggcggagccgcgggcaaaagctagtaaaaaataaaccaaaataccTACTATCTGTCCATTACAACGAATAGAAGAGAGGGGACTGTACaactgtaaatttaattaacttgcCTTTGTTTTGTTGGATAATTACGATCAACATAAACAAAATGACTTCTGCTATACTTACATTAAtagaaacaataacaattataatttcattcacTTGCAATGTCGcgaaaaatctatttaataacgctctcataaattttaattctagCAACCCGAAAACAATATATACATCGCATTCGACACGTTCTGCTGGATCACGTTATTTCTGGCGACGTTCTTGAGCACTGTTATGGACACGAAGCTGCTGCTCATGTCTATGCGGACCCAGGTGGCAGTGCAACGGAGTTACCGGGAGACAAATGCCAGGTGTATATGCTCTACTATTCAAATTCTGTCGTTTTGTCGTAAAGGAAGAATATTAGATGCATTATCTGCattatcttatatttaaaaaataactgtaataatagaaagaaagaaagatttattattgggacaataacagtataacatgtacaatacaagcagagacaaacaaaacatatacttaaataaaaatacaaaattatacccattgtgccaacaatgggaaccctcattcagcttcttgctgcagtaccagcaaGACTGATACTgtagcgctgattttcaatgagggaCCCAGgtaataatcttttaaattcaaaatttactaatatcatGTAAGTTATGATGCATGCTGTAGGTTACTGTAAGTAGAGAAACACAGCTATATTCTGCCGCTGTACTGCaatatgtc
The sequence above is drawn from the Manduca sexta isolate Smith_Timp_Sample1 unplaced genomic scaffold, JHU_Msex_v1.0 HiC_scaffold_78, whole genome shotgun sequence genome and encodes:
- the LOC119193599 gene encoding uncharacterized protein LOC119193599, coding for MLEWTVIDRELNVLTPVQQPENNIYIAFDTFCWITLFLATFLSTVMDTKLLLMSMRTQVAVQRSYRETNARASSNGQRHRSYDESLSQALNEVFHSYITMVIDND